One segment of Trypanosoma brucei brucei TREU927 chromosome 8, complete sequence DNA contains the following:
- a CDS encoding lysyl-tRNA synthetase, putative — translation MSAVEELRAQIDALASQISAVKKEQGASSEACKSLVAKMTELRKQLPQEKKEKKAEKAPEISYYDTRLAMVKEMGPLGAAYPHKFHRDYTLPAFRECFKPMLQEKGQRLDKVVTIAGRIVVKRSSSSKLHFLALQGDGEVLQVISMASDYVNDGFADIHSKIKRGDIIGVRGVPSFSNTGEFSMSAYEITLLSTCFHMLPDEHYGLSSVEQRFRQRYLDLIVNRENAKTFILRSKIISYIRSFFDQKDFLEVETPMLNQIAGGAAARPFITHHNELNQTMYLRIAPELYLKKLVVGGLDRVYEIGKQFRNEGIDLTHNPEFTSVESYWAYADYNDWMETTEELLYGMVMHLYGSPIVKYSPRDSEGRQLPEVTFNFNRPFKRLHIVPKLEEILGLKFPADFYSSEANSFFLDICKKNQVECNPPFTTTRLLDALVSHYLEPQCHDPTFLCDHPRIMSPLAKWHRKDLRLSERFELFINKKEICNSYTELNSPLVQREEFERQLRDREKGDDEAMDIDEGYVQALEYALPPTGGWGLGIDRLVMYLTSQNNIKEVLLFPAMKPEGTSSATFPPGTMLNGQGVPLL, via the coding sequence ATGTCGGCTGTGGAGGAGCTCCGAGCTCAAATCGATGCGCTCGCGTCGCAGATCTCTGCGGTTAAAAAGGAACAGGGCGCCTCTAGTGAGGCGTGCAAATCCCTTGTGGCTAAAATGACTGAACTTCGAAAGCAACTTCctcaagaaaagaaggaaaagaaagcggaGAAGGCCCCGGAGATCAGTTACTACGATACACGTCTCGCAATGGTGAAAGAAATGGGCCCTCTCGGTGCCGCCTACCCTCATAAGTTCCACCGAGACTACACCTTACCCGCCTTCCGAGAGTGTTTCAAGCCAATGTTGCAGGAAAAGGGTCAACGCCTCGATAAGGTCGTGACGATTGCCGGACGTATCGTCGTGAAGAGAAGCTCGAGCTCCAAACTGCATTTTTTGGCTCTTCAGGGTGATGGGGAGGTACTGCAGGTTATATCCATGGCGAGTGACTACGTTAATGATGGTTTTGCGGACATTCACAGCAAGATCAAGCGTGGCGATATCATTGGTGTGCGAGGTGTGCCATCGTTTTCAAACACGGGGGAGTTCTCCATGAGTGCCTACGAAATCACGCTGCTCTCCACATGTTTTCACATGTTGCCAGATGAGCATTACGGGCTGAGCTCAGTCGAACAGCGCTTCCGTCAGCGATACCTCGACCTGATTGTGAATCGAGAAAACGCGAAGACTTTTATCCTCCGCTCCAAGATCATAAGCTACATCCGCAGTTTCTTTGACCAGAAGGACTTCCTAGAGGTGGAAACGCCCATGTTGAACCAGATCGCCGGTGGTGCTGCTGCGCGGCCTTTTATCACACACCACAATGAGCTCAACCAGACAATGTACCTGCGAATTGCACCGGAGTTGTACCTAAAAAAACTTGTTGTTGGTGGCTTGGATCGTGTATATGAGATCGGCAAACAGTTCCGCAACGAAGGTATCGATCTCACGCATAATCCGGAGTTCACGAGTGTGGAGAGTTATTGGGCGTACGCAGACTACAATGATTGGATGGAGACCACTGAGGAGTTACTTTACGGTATGGTCATGCATCTTTACGGATCTCCTATTGTGAAGTACTCCCCGAGGGATTCAGAGGGCCGTCAGTTACCTGAGGTAACTTTTAACTTCAACAGGCCCTTCAAACGCCTGCACATTGTTCCGAAGTTGGAGGAGATACTAGGACTTAAATTCCCTGCTGATTTCTATTCCTCTGAGGCAAACAGTTTCTTTCTGGACATTTGCAAGAAGAACCAGGTTGAGTGCAATCCCCCCTTCACAACGACACGCCTACTAGATGCGCTTGTCTCCCACTATCTTGAGCCACAGTGCCACGACCCGACATTTCTGTGCGACCACCCGCGTATAATGTCTCCGTTGGCAAAGTGGCACCGTAAAGACCTTCGGCTCAGCGAGCGCTTCGAGCTGTttattaacaaaaaagagatcTGCAATTCATATACGGAGTTAAACAGTCCCCTCGTGCAGCGAGAGGAGTTTGAAAGGCAACTGCGTGACCGCGAGAAGGGTGATGACGAGGCAATGGATATTGATGAGGGTTATGTACAAGCATTGGAATACGCGTTGCCTCCCACTGGTGGTTGGGGTTTGGGTATTGATCGACTCGTCATGTATCTCACAAGccaaaacaacatcaaggAAGTCCTTCTATTTCCAGCTATGAAACCTGAAGGGACATCCTCTGCCACATTCCCACCAGGAACAATGTTGAATGGACAAGGGGTGCCACTTCTTTGA
- a CDS encoding major surface protease gp63, putative has protein sequence MFNTITDVTLLFSLFPLFLPCVKRKRLMMLPACVIPMHGALKLAILLMLVWCCSLCLAKSGGRCMFDEIAAKAGRPRVLALRRTKAGMENVKYDRTGSVDPEWQHIRIVVFAEDMKDRSRYCTSAGQERPTFFGETATCSQEDILTAAKRDIAVTKLLPSAVQMHMDRLLVDPITEPLVFPPFDGSVCSEFKVPSSHFSEGVPDADMVMYAAAGPTPEGVAAWATGCITLDDGRAVAGVTNLGPGSISLSETSIRTAAHEIAHALGFDFEAMNDAGMVQRIPGVRGKVDVTLISSPRTLQKAREHYNCPDAPGMELEDEGGSGTALSHWERRNAKDEIMSGISSPGRYTALTMAAFEDLGYYRGAWGSEEPMGWGNNSGCELLNESCLVNGVTAHPDMFCNETVSKLVCNSERDGLGRCNVIKHENPLPPQYHYFSDPSRGAPSHLLMDYCPSIDAFSNTPCADGETKFMRGSLIGPSSMCLKAEGLRDSQGVIGDVCADVRCDGGEVSIRYLGDDAWHPCPEGSHIKPTTTFTDGVIVCPTYSEVCIKATVVVRPSSASYRSSVPQSLLLTLFAIVYAAC, from the coding sequence ATGTTCAATACAATAACTGATGTAacattattgttttctctcttccccttGTTCCTCCCATGTGTCAAAAGGAAGCGGTTGATGATGCTACCGGCGTGTGTAATCCCGATGCATGGCGCATTGAAACTCGCCATACTGCTGATGTTGGTATGGTGCTGTTCCTTGTGTCTCGCGAAGTCAGGTGGCCGCTGCATGTTCGATGAAATTGCGGCGAAAGCTGGACGTCCACGGGTTTTGGCGCTGCGAAGGACTAAAGCAGGCATGGAGAATGTAAAGTATGACAGGACAGGTTCCGTTGACCCTGAGTGGCAGCACATCcgtattgttgttttcgcagAAGACATGAAGGACCGGTCGCGATATTGCACGTCTGCAGGGCAGGAACGACCAACGTTTTTCGGAGAAACAGCGACATGTTCACAAGAAGACATTTTGACAGCCGCTAAGAGAGATATTGCCGTCACGAagcttcttccttcagctgTCCAGATGCATATGGATAGGTTACTCGTCGACCCTATAACTGAACCCCTtgtctttcctccatttgaTGGTTCGGTGTGCTCTGAGTTCAAAGTACCGTCAAGTCATTTCTCAGAGGGCGTACCTGACGCTGATATGGTAATGTATGCTGCAGCGGGTCCAACGCCGGAGGGTGTGGCTGCCTGGGCTACGGGTTGCATAACTCTTGACGATGGGCGTGCTGTGGCTGGCGTAACTAACCTTGGCCCCGGTTCCATTAGCCTGTCGGAGACCAGCATTCGCACAGCTGCTCATGAGATTGCCCACGCCCTTGGGTTCGATTTCGAAGCGATGAACGATGCCGGTATGGTGCAAAGAATTCCCGGTGTTCGTGGAAAGGTTGATGTGACACTCATTTCGTCACCCAGGACACTGCAGAAGGCCCGCGAACACTACAATTGTCCCGATGCCCCTGGAATGGAACTGGAGGACGAAGGTGGTAGTGGCACCGCATTATCACACTGGGAGCGGCGCAATGCGAAGGATGAGATCATGTCTGGTATTTCTTCACCTGGTCGATACACAGCGCTAACGATGGCGGCGTTTGAGGATCTGGGATATTACCGTGGTGCCTGGGGGAGCGAAGAACCTATGGGTTGGGGAAACAACTCTGGTTGTGAGCTACTCAACGAAAGCTGTTTGGTGAACGGTGTGACAGCGCACCCGGATATGTTCTGCAACGAAACCGTGAGCAAGCTGGTTTGTAACTCGGAGCGAGATGGTCTTGGAAGGTGTAATGTAATTAAGCATGAAAATCCACTTCCACCGCAATACCATTACTTTTCTGATCCTTCACGTGGTGCCCCCTCCCATCTCTTGATGGACTACTGCCCGTCCATTGACGCGTTCTCCAACACGCCTTGTGCCGACGGCGAAACGAAATTCATGCGTGGAAGTTTGATAGGACCGTCGTCAATGTGTCTGAAGGCCGAGGGACTCCGTGACAGTCAGGGCGTCATTGGCGATGTTTGTGCGGATGTGCGGtgtgatggtggtgaagtAAGCATTCGTTATCTTGGGGATGATGCATGGCATCCGTGCCCAGAAGGCAGTCACATCAAACCGACTACAACATTCACGGATGGCGTCATTGTTTGCCCGACTTACAGTGAGGTTTGTATCAAAGCAACAGTGGTTGTACGCCCTTCTTCAGCCAGCTACCGTTCTTCAGTGCCGCAATCGCTGCTTCTCACCCTATTCGCTATAGTTTATGCTGCCTGTTAA
- a CDS encoding major surface protease gp63, putative, whose protein sequence is MLTTHFRCCISPRVSGAYSLFPLFLPCIKRKRLMMLPACVIPMHGALKLAILLMLVWCCSLCLAKSGGRCMFDEIAAKAGRPRVLALRRTKAGMENVKYDRTGSVDPEWQHIRIVVFAEDMKDRSRYCTSAGQERPTFFGETATCSQEDILTAAKRDIAVTKLLPSAVQMHMDRLLVDPITEPLVFPPFDGSVCSEFKVPSSHFSEGVPDADMVMYAAAGPTPEGVAAWATGCITLDDGRAVAGVTNLGPGSISLSETSIRTAAHEIAHALGFDFEAMNDAGMVQRIPGVRGKVDVTLISSPRTLQKAREHYNCPDAPGMELEDEGGSGTALSHWERRNAKDEIMSGISSPGRYTALTMAAFEDLGYYRGAWGSEEPMGWGNNSGCELLNESCLVNGVTAHPDMFCNETVSKLVCNSERDGLGRCNVIKHENPLPPQYHYFSDPSRGAPSHLLMDYCPSIDAFSNTPCADGETKFMRGSLIGPSSMCLKAEGLRDSQGVIGDVCADVRCDGGEVSIRYLGDDAWHPCPEGSHIKPTTTFTDGVIVCPTYSEVCIKATVVVRPSSASYRSSVPQSLLLTLFAIVYAAC, encoded by the coding sequence ATGTTAACAACACACTTCCGTTGTTGCATTTCACCACGGGTTTCGGGCGCTTATTCTCTCTTCCCCTTGTTCCTCCCATGTATCAAAAGGAAGCGGTTGATGATGCTACCGGCGTGTGTAATCCCGATGCATGGCGCATTGAAACTCGCCATACTGCTGATGTTGGTATGGTGCTGTTCCTTGTGTCTCGCGAAGTCAGGTGGCCGCTGCATGTTCGATGAAATTGCGGCGAAAGCTGGACGTCCACGGGTTTTGGCGCTGCGAAGGACTAAAGCAGGCATGGAGAATGTAAAGTATGACAGGACAGGTTCCGTTGACCCTGAGTGGCAGCACATCcgtattgttgttttcgcagAAGACATGAAGGACCGGTCGCGATATTGCACGTCTGCAGGGCAGGAACGACCAACGTTTTTCGGAGAAACAGCGACATGTTCACAAGAAGACATTTTGACAGCCGCTAAGAGAGATATTGCCGTCACGAagcttcttccttcagctgTCCAGATGCATATGGATAGGTTACTCGTCGACCCTATAACTGAACCCCTtgtctttcctccatttgaTGGTTCGGTGTGCTCTGAGTTCAAAGTACCGTCAAGTCATTTCTCAGAGGGCGTACCTGACGCTGATATGGTAATGTATGCTGCAGCGGGTCCAACGCCGGAGGGTGTGGCTGCCTGGGCTACGGGTTGCATAACTCTTGACGATGGGCGTGCTGTGGCTGGCGTAACTAACCTTGGCCCCGGTTCCATTAGCCTGTCGGAGACCAGCATTCGCACAGCTGCTCATGAGATTGCCCACGCCCTTGGGTTCGATTTCGAAGCGATGAACGATGCCGGTATGGTGCAAAGAATTCCCGGTGTTCGTGGAAAGGTTGATGTGACACTCATTTCGTCACCCAGGACACTGCAGAAGGCCCGCGAACACTACAATTGTCCCGATGCCCCTGGAATGGAACTGGAGGACGAAGGTGGTAGTGGCACCGCATTATCACACTGGGAGCGGCGCAATGCGAAGGATGAGATCATGTCTGGTATTTCTTCACCTGGTCGATACACAGCGCTAACGATGGCGGCGTTTGAGGATCTGGGATATTACCGTGGTGCCTGGGGGAGCGAAGAACCTATGGGTTGGGGAAACAACTCTGGTTGTGAGCTACTCAACGAAAGCTGTTTGGTGAACGGTGTGACAGCGCACCCGGATATGTTCTGCAACGAAACCGTGAGCAAGCTGGTTTGTAACTCGGAGCGAGATGGTCTTGGAAGGTGTAATGTAATTAAGCATGAAAATCCACTTCCACCGCAATACCATTACTTTTCAGATCCTTCACGTGGTGCCCCCTCCCATCTCTTGATGGACTACTGCCCGTCCATTGACGCGTTCTCCAACACGCCTTGTGCCGACGGCGAAACGAAATTCATGCGTGGAAGTTTGATAGGACCGTCGTCAATGTGTCTGAAGGCCGAGGGACTCCGTGACAGTCAGGGCGTCATTGGCGATGTTTGTGCGGATGTGCGGtgtgatggtggtgaagtAAGCATTCGTTATCTTGGGGATGATGCATGGCATCCGTGCCCAGAAGGCAGTCACATCAAACCGACTACAACATTCACGGATGGCGTCATTGTTTGCCCGACTTACAGTGAGGTTTGTATCAAAGCAACAGTGGTTGTACGCCCTTCTTCAGCCAGCTACCGTTCTTCAGTGCCGCAATCGCTGCTTCTCACCCTATTCGCTATAGTTTATGCTGCCTGTTAA